The Pleurodeles waltl isolate 20211129_DDA chromosome 10, aPleWal1.hap1.20221129, whole genome shotgun sequence sequence TGGCATTTCTGTAAAATGAACACCATTAGTTTAAAAATGTCCACAAAGACTGAAAAAATAATCCTCCAACTTTTGTACCATAAAGTAGACTATGGCAAGTTAGAGTGAATTAGGTAGCGCCTTCTTGATATTGAGTGCAACAATATGTCCGATCTTGTCCAAGTGACAACATTGAAGTGTTATTTCAAACACTTAAAAAAGTTACCAGGATCAACATTGTGTTTGAATACTGCTGCTTAAAAAATACAAATGCGTCAGTGCATCTAGCTATTCATATTAACATTGCCCTCAATGATAGAAGTTATTAAATAGAATAATtttgtacaaaaacaaaaaataatctcaGAAAAAGACAATAGTCATATTCTAACACAAATGTGTTCCTGTTCTGAAATGACCAAATTAACTTTCTATTTGAAAGATCCCTTAGACGCTAATTGGGAACTTTCTTAAAACATACAAGTTCAATTGTTTGGACGTATGCAAACAAAGCAGATTCTCTCATTATTCACAGTCATTTATTATATACTAGACACATtctcaaaatataaaacaaataatttaCCATATAGAGGTATATTGCACTGTAACTGCTTTACAATGAAGTCATACCGAGTTACGAAAGTCCTGTAATACTTACTGCTATATCAAATAAAATATAGAAATACAGTACTTCAAAATGTAGGAATTCCTAAAGTATTCCTTTTTGGTTAGTGTCCCATTAAATGAAGAAATAATCTTATAAATACAGCAGTTTTCAGGTACACCCTTGTATTAATCAACATAAATGATAGATTTGTTATTCTTATCCCGAAATGAACTGTCACTAATGGCAAAGTTGCCAAGGGGCATTGTGTGTGTGTTATTATATatcaataataattaaaaaaaaattctgtacaTGGTTTTTGAAGCAGCAGCAGAATACTAAATGGGATATCTAGTCATTCTTGCAATGAAAGACTAATCACTCAGGGAAAAGTATTGTTTCAAGCATCTATGCTGCTTTTAAGAAGTCAAAGAGGCTCTCAACAATTTCAGAACATTGCCAGATAAGTGCATTTGCTTGAGTTGTTTGGAAAGTTCAATGCTTGGATGTGGCAAAACAAGTTAGGGACAAGACACTCAATGGCAACCACCATGCAGATGGTCTGGCATCATTCTGAGAGTCTCACCTGGAACATATGACACTTGTTACGGTAACACAAAAGTGTGAAGCATGTAATACCGCTGCAAATATGAAAGTCCCCCAGTATGATCATCAGGTTGTGCTTGTTTTTCTCACCACGTAGGGAAATGAGTCCACACCTAGTTAATAAGGCATAAATTCAGTGCTCTGTAGACTGTTAATATCCTATGAGAAACACATTACAAGAAATAAAGGGAAAAAGGTAAAACAGCATTTTCCCAGGATGGATATTACAACATATTGGAAATGAGTCACCTCATTGcataacaaaaaaagaaataaagctaAATGCGTGAATTGTCATACATTGCTTGTATAAATTTTGCTTCACTCTAAATAATTTAACTCTTAAATACTATACAGTAGGATTTGTGCAGCAGTGCAAATTTAAAGCACACTTCCAAATACCCGAAGAGCAGCGTAGAAAGATCATGTCTTTCACAGTAATCGGGCAACTATGCAGTCTTTCTGCAAGATACAATTGATTCAATACCTCTGCCTTATTAAATGGACAGCTTAAAAATCTTTCCTAAAGTCTGTTGACTGAGATAGCACAGTATTTCAATACAGCATGAGCCATCTTGTTAGACAAGTGCACACTATGCCgcagaattctttaaaagtacatgACTTCATCCTGTCACAATAAAAATGTAGAGCCAATACTTTTCAACAAAAGGTCTAAGTATCGTGCAGTACCTTAAATAAACACATCTGTGGCTCCTTATTAACAGCTTTTCCACCTCAATTCTGTTCTGAACTGATGCATGTGGAGTTGATATTCAACAGAAATGCAATAGCAAATGCTTGACGTCTGGCTCAAATATCCATAACAAATCCAAAGATCCTATAACCAGCAATGGCTGAACATTCTGTGGACATAATTTCACCATATGAGCTGCTCATCAAGCCTCACAGTCATTCCTACCAATCCAGAGATGCTCCAGTTTACTGAGACTTCTAACCAAACTGCCAACTTTAATCAAAGTGCTCAGCCACTTTAAGGTAGGCTCTTCAACCTTAACAATATGTTTCATCCCAAAACAAGGCGACAACCAGGCATTCAGGGTGATATTTTTAAAGGCTTTCCATTTTTATCATACTGGTAGacaaacattttgatgcagtgaGAATTGGCAGGTGAAATCCAAGGGCTACTAGTTATTGAAAAGTTATGGTTAGTGTAGAACTGAACAGGTTGCTTTTGGCACTTAAAAAAAGCCTTTAGCGTCCCAGCTGCCATGGTGCGGAATCTCTTGCTGATGAAACAGTACAGGAAGAAATTAATTGCAGTGTTCAAAAGTGCTAACATATTTGCAACATCTGCAACAATGTGCACCGTCCAGCTGTTGTTTATTGGTGACACATAGAGATGATAGAGTATCATAATTATTCTTGGTGCCCAAAGAATGGCAAAAATAGTTGTGATAGTGAACAAAATGGCGGTTGTTTTCCCAGTTGAATAGCCTCTAAGTCGGAAATTGCTTTTTCGCCTGAGCTTGTACACTATGATTGAATTCAAAATGAAGAAAATGGAGCAGGGCACTAGGTAAACAGTGAAGCAATGAATCCAGATGAGCACATGGTGCACCGATGTACTTGTGTAGTCTTCTGTCCAAATGTTTGGCCACCAGTAATAAGGAATACTTGTCAATAAACAGGTCACATAAACGCTCACTATGACTTTTCGAGTGCGGGCCGGGTAGGACACAGTATGGTACTTCAATGGATGGCATACTGCAATGTACCTGTCGATAGTCAGTGGCACAGTAATCCAGATAGATGTGTGAATGGAAGAAAACTCTAAGACTTCAATTATTTTGTCCAATATCTGAGGCATCTGCTTGTTGATAATGAAGTCCTCCAATAGAAAGTCAACAAATACAATGAAGAAAAGGACCATGATGTCTGCAGCCGCCAGGGCGAGTAGATAGTTGTATGAAGACTTCTGCCTACGGGCCACCAGCTGCGACAAAATGATTACTGTTAAGATGTTGGCtgtgaaaaaaaaataagaaagataAACATAAAACTATTATAATAGTTATTGATTTTCAAAGGCATAAATGTATTTAAATCTAGAAAAAGAATACAGCGGAAAAGCATTTAATACTCAAGTAGCCTTTACATAATATTTTGATGTAGACAATCAAAAAATGCACATATAAGGACGTTGGAGCAAGGTTTCAAGGTTGCACGTGCCAACTACAATGTATTTTGACATTAGTTAAAGGTAAAATGCATTGTGACATTAATTGAAGTTTAGAAATGCCAATATCGCGAAATCACCAAAATATAATACAAAGATATATTTCACTGCAAGTACAGTTAATGACGCTTTAAGATACATACAATTACTTATGTTTCATGCAATCTAAAATCGGATGTCCCTTTATTTTAGTAGTAGCTTGTGCCTTAGTCTAATGGATCATTATGGTAAACCTAGGCTATATACATTTTTGTTTGAACAGATCTTTAGTAGGCCTATAATTTAAAAACAATGGGCAAATAGCTTTCCATTTTGTGTGATGGGAATTTTGCTAAATTAATGCTGCAGGAGACTGGTGAGAGTAGAAACAGTGCTCACAAGTCTCCGAGCGAAATTATCTGCTTGGACCATTTTCCTGCTAGTATTTCCTATCATTCTTTCTAAAAAAATACCGAGCAAGCACATTTTACCCAATGTGCATTATTTGTTATAAtgtttctgaaatgcatattgctctcacacacagacacacacacacagacacatgcgcacacacacacacacacacacataaatctaAGGGCTCCGAGTTATAAGGGTTTGCCCTACTTTTATAAAGCAAAAGTCTTCTGGTGGGATTTACAAACCCAGGCAAATCACTATTCCACATAAAATAGTGATTTGCATGCCTTGCACTAATTTGGGTCAGAGAGGCTTTCAGCCAAAATCATGCACCTGCCTGAGgctggcataacgaggagaaatatctttttctctctgtatttttttcttgcatgtggctgcattctgcagcacacatacatagaGGAAATACCCTAAAAGGATAGTTTTTATAAAGTACGCGACCCCTTCCTCCAAAAAACCCATCCTGATTATATtgctgacacccttgcactatggtgtatgcTGCCCTATGTTCtatttttaaatctgggcctaaatacataCTGGGTGACTGTGTAATAGGGTCCTACATTGACATCACATGGTTTTGGTGACATTTATAAAGTAGGATTATGAATACTCATTACTTCTTTTTTATCTcatgatttatttattattttagtacattttttgaaagatttgGAGTATTTGAGTGTCATTCTCAGATTTATTTTTAGTATTATCAGACAAAGTGTGAAGTGTTTATTATCGTAAGTGACTTTTTACATTGAAAGTACCATTGGACGGAAACACAAAATGGATTCTAAAATATGCTTTTCCTATGTAGGTCCAAAACACTATAGAACTAGATAAATAAGTGCTGCATTCACAGTGTATTTAACATTTTGTTGACAGGTTCTGCATTCACAAGGCTATTTTCACACACTGGGATGGGTTCATTGATACACACTAGTGATACACAACTATTCCTCTATTTCACTTAAGTGTGTCACTCTTCTGAGCACAAAAGCGCAGACAGTTTTGCACCTCACTGTACATTGTGACTTATTGTTGGATGAAAATCTGTTAATATATGCAATTATTTAACCATAAAACATAATGACTATCTGATTTCAATAACATTTTGTTGGTATTAGGGACCACTGTTATCTCTTCTGTTGGGTGAAAGTATTTTTCCTTATCCAGCAGTGAACAAACTAAGAAATGTTTTGTTAACCATATTTCCAGGCCCTGCCACCAACTCCTCTGCATGGACCCAACCCCAGCGCCAtgtgtggcggtgttttggtgtgtgtattttgtttacaTGTGTGCAGCCTCCTCCTTTGATGTTGCAGGgcctgcccctgggaggtggtggtccctgggtctgaaaATGGACCACAAGGGTGGCCGCTCAGCCCACCTCCCCATTCTAAATATggctaagccctggggaggtggtggcctggGAGGGGCACCTCATggccttcctccccctttttggtCATCATAttggccctagggaggtggtggtccctgggccaatCATGGCCACAAAAGGGGTGTCGGTGTGGCCACCCTCTTAAATACACTGGTCAAGtaccggagaggtggtggtccctggggccataaaGAGCCTTGGGAGGGGGTCATGAGGCTCCCCTCCACCTCAATTTTATTTGGCCTGCCCCAGGGAGGTCGCAGTTCCCAAGACTGAGATGGCCATTGGGAGGGGCCAGTGTGAGACTCCTTTCCCAACTTAAATAGTAGTTTTTacctccaggacctggcccaccccaggTCCAAGTTTTAAACAAGCGCTGGTGTatacgcttgtttttttttaaacaaaatttggcCATGACTTGTGGATCTTTGTCGAGTTTTGCagcaaaactttttaaaaatgcttttcagcCTTGGAGGTGTCCCTTAGGGACCCCACCACAAGGCCGAGGGGGTCAGAGTAATATTACtcttcccccttctctttttttgttAACTTTTGTTCTAGGACTCTGGTaaatctgagtcccaaaatggctgccaacacttcctgcttgaagtgttgatAGCCAACAAGATATCGCATGGGACTGTCGTATCTGCGGAGGAtatgcgtccctagatatctatattttttctttaaacatctcaaaaactgctgaatggatttacaccaaataacaaaaagaaatctttctggaccaaggtctacctttctgccaaatttggtgtaattccattgaaTGGTTCGGACAGTAGTTGTGTTTTAAAATAACTATAGGAAATTGcttagggaaaatgtgttttagaacccctcccccccacctttttcttggtTGCGCTCAACGAATCACCTCAAAACttccaagacagcagctgaatgattttttcaaacattttgtgccGATTCATCACGCACCAAAgatattggtaaaacaaaaaacactttgtcaatTGGAGTTAGGTccaaactatagctacctactggtgaccgcgtTTTCTGGTTTGCTCACCTCTTTGACCCTGTTTGGTGATCTCCATGAAATTTTCCCCTCAAAAAAGTTAATCTACCTCAGCTCCTTTCAGGaacgttttgggatgatccatcaagcgggggccatgAAAAAAGGGGAGCCCAGAACTTAAAATCCCCTTGCATTTTCCGTAGACTTCTTTACTCAGGGCTACAGCAAAAAAATGATGAAGGAAATTGCACCACATTTTTCAGGAAGCTATACTTTGGTccagtctgtagtttttgagatattaag is a genomic window containing:
- the GPR139 gene encoding probable G-protein coupled receptor 139; protein product: MEHNHVYNTSLLSHNKYGCGLGSAPVIYYSILLCLGLPANILTVIILSQLVARRQKSSYNYLLALAAADIMVLFFIVFVDFLLEDFIINKQMPQILDKIIEVLEFSSIHTSIWITVPLTIDRYIAVCHPLKYHTVSYPARTRKVIVSVYVTCLLTSIPYYWWPNIWTEDYTSTSVHHVLIWIHCFTVYLVPCSIFFILNSIIVYKLRRKSNFRLRGYSTGKTTAILFTITTIFAILWAPRIIMILYHLYVSPINNSWTVHIVADVANMLALLNTAINFFLYCFISKRFRTMAAGTLKAFFKCQKQPVQFYTNHNFSITSSPWISPANSHCIKMFVYQYDKNGKPLKISP